One window of the Amycolatopsis mediterranei genome contains the following:
- a CDS encoding ABC transporter substrate-binding protein: protein MFGIVRNSGRVRAALALAVVTVVTGCGALGATGSSPSSSGGGPEKTTLKVSILPTTDLAPFWLAQDEGYFRAEGLTVESVIAASGQASLAKAISGDADIAFSTYPPFFTARSTGAADMELVADATSVNAKSNAIVTVPNSPVKTIADLATAKIAITAKNTASDLLTRSIMQDHNVDFSKVKWVLIPLPNIAAALQQGQADAAYLPEPYITQAAKTAGAIPVIDINSGATQDFPLTGYGATRKWVKENPKTLAAFQRAMQKATHDATFDRAKVEPLLVRFAKIDEDTAKLLTLPGYGAILDSRRLQRVPDLLLQLGAIPSPIDVNSMIGPQAGR, encoded by the coding sequence TTGTTTGGAATCGTCAGGAACAGTGGCCGTGTTCGTGCCGCGCTCGCTCTCGCGGTCGTCACGGTCGTAACCGGTTGCGGCGCGCTCGGCGCCACCGGCTCGAGCCCCTCGTCGAGCGGCGGCGGGCCGGAGAAAACGACGCTGAAGGTTTCGATCCTGCCCACCACGGACCTCGCGCCGTTCTGGCTCGCCCAGGACGAGGGCTATTTCCGGGCCGAGGGCCTCACCGTCGAGTCCGTGATCGCCGCCAGCGGTCAGGCCTCGTTGGCGAAGGCGATCTCGGGCGACGCCGACATCGCGTTCTCGACCTATCCGCCGTTCTTCACCGCCCGCAGCACCGGCGCCGCCGACATGGAGCTGGTCGCCGACGCGACGTCGGTCAACGCGAAGTCCAATGCGATCGTCACGGTGCCGAATTCGCCGGTGAAAACCATCGCCGACCTGGCCACCGCGAAGATCGCCATCACGGCCAAGAACACCGCTTCGGATCTTCTCACCCGTTCGATCATGCAAGACCACAACGTCGATTTCAGCAAGGTGAAATGGGTGCTGATCCCGCTGCCCAACATCGCCGCGGCCCTGCAGCAGGGGCAGGCCGACGCCGCCTACCTGCCCGAGCCGTACATCACGCAGGCCGCCAAGACGGCCGGGGCGATCCCGGTGATCGACATCAACAGCGGGGCCACCCAGGACTTCCCGCTGACCGGCTACGGCGCGACGCGGAAGTGGGTGAAGGAGAACCCGAAGACCCTGGCCGCGTTCCAGCGCGCCATGCAGAAGGCGACCCACGACGCCACGTTCGACCGCGCCAAGGTCGAGCCGCTGCTGGTGCGGTTCGCCAAGATCGACGAGGACACGGCCAAGCTGCTCACTCTGCCGGGCTACGGCGCGATCCTGGATTCCCGGCGCCTGCAACGGGTTCCGGACCTGCTGCTGCAACTGGGCGCCATCCCGTCCCCGATCGACGTGAACTCGATGATCGGCCCGCAAGCGGGAAGATGA